From a single Mycolicibacterium mengxianglii genomic region:
- a CDS encoding helix-turn-helix transcriptional regulator, whose product MAAHFDTATDLLGAARAAFSTRDWADSYDAFVAAGEQGPLSTDDLDAMSLAAWRVGNVREAVRISELVFGQLARTDPAAAAMKAVELGLAWLTRGDVNIGQSWMNQARRLLAGSPEGAAQGYLAYLDAATATMNQDPQLLAQRVRELSGMSGRLDLPPLTALGLAAAGLHAMLDERISDAYELIDEAMVAALANQVPVEWAGDIYGIVLYHCHRLADLPRMRAWTESMDRWCGIAGSIAYGGVCEVHRLQLLAAGDDYQRLEERLADASRRLEDVNTRAAAEGYYQLGEVCRRRGDVDAALAAFAKTRLLGADPQPGAALLRCHLGDKVGARGELRRSLAAESGLGRMRLLRAAVDVALAQDSLDEAERYSRELEAGARARPTPGFRAWAAHTQGAVSVRRGDYAGALGALRAAVRDYGIQQSRYETAQVYDWISQAHKGLGDTAAAADASATAEAIYRQLGADALTAYGQP is encoded by the coding sequence ATGGCCGCGCACTTCGACACTGCCACCGACCTGCTTGGCGCTGCCAGAGCGGCGTTCAGCACGCGGGACTGGGCAGACAGTTACGACGCGTTCGTGGCGGCGGGGGAACAGGGCCCGTTGTCCACCGATGATCTGGATGCGATGTCACTGGCCGCATGGCGGGTCGGCAACGTCAGAGAAGCGGTCCGGATATCGGAACTGGTGTTCGGGCAGTTGGCTCGAACGGACCCCGCCGCTGCGGCGATGAAAGCCGTTGAGCTGGGCCTGGCGTGGCTGACGCGCGGCGACGTCAACATCGGGCAGAGCTGGATGAACCAGGCGCGGCGGCTACTTGCCGGTTCCCCCGAGGGCGCGGCGCAGGGTTACCTGGCCTATCTGGATGCGGCCACCGCGACCATGAACCAGGACCCGCAATTGTTGGCGCAACGGGTGCGCGAGCTGAGCGGGATGAGCGGCCGCCTGGATCTGCCGCCGCTGACCGCGTTGGGGCTGGCTGCCGCCGGGCTTCATGCCATGCTCGACGAAAGAATCAGTGACGCATACGAGTTGATCGACGAGGCGATGGTGGCAGCGCTCGCCAACCAGGTCCCCGTCGAGTGGGCCGGCGACATCTACGGAATTGTGCTGTACCACTGTCACCGGCTGGCCGACCTGCCGCGAATGCGCGCTTGGACCGAGTCCATGGACCGGTGGTGCGGTATCGCCGGCTCGATCGCCTACGGCGGCGTCTGCGAGGTTCACCGCCTGCAGCTGCTCGCCGCCGGCGATGACTACCAGCGGCTCGAGGAACGGCTCGCCGACGCCAGTCGCCGGCTCGAAGACGTCAACACCCGGGCCGCCGCCGAGGGTTACTACCAGCTCGGCGAAGTGTGTCGGCGACGCGGCGATGTCGATGCGGCACTGGCCGCATTCGCCAAGACGCGCCTCCTGGGTGCTGACCCACAACCCGGCGCGGCGCTGCTGCGCTGCCACCTGGGTGACAAGGTGGGCGCCCGCGGTGAGCTGCGGAGGTCGTTGGCTGCCGAGTCCGGGCTGGGCCGGATGCGGTTGCTGCGCGCAGCCGTCGACGTCGCGTTGGCGCAGGACAGCCTGGACGAAGCCGAACGGTACAGCCGTGAACTCGAAGCGGGAGCACGCGCTCGTCCCACCCCGGGGTTCCGCGCCTGGGCTGCGCACACCCAAGGTGCGGTATCGGTGCGTCGCGGAGACTATGCCGGTGCGCTCGGTGCGCTGCGCGCTGCGGTCCGGGACTACGGCATCCAACAGTCCCGCTATGAGACCGCTCAGGTGTACGACTGGATATCGCAGGCGCACAAGGGACTTGGTGACACTGCGGCCGCAGCTGACGCTTCGGCGACCGCCGAGGCCATCTACCGGCAGCTGGGCGCCGATGCCCTGACCGCCTATGGGCAGCCGTAG
- a CDS encoding serine hydrolase domain-containing protein produces MSALDLLDDWPVPTAAAAVVGTSGVLATHGDVDRRFRLASVTKPLVARAAHVAIEEGAVELDTPAGPPGATVRHLLAHASGLAMLDDKVIAKPGTRRVYSNTGFRVLAEAIQRAADIDFTEYLTEGVLAPLGMAATTLEGGASAAGYGATATVSDLATFAAELMVPRLVSAQMHADATSVQFPGLDGVLPGYGPQRPNDWGLGFELKSSKSPHWTGTTNSPATYGHFGQSGTFLWADPGPAIALVVLTDRDFGDWAHPLWPAISDEVMREFGAH; encoded by the coding sequence ATGAGCGCATTGGACCTTCTCGATGACTGGCCGGTCCCGACCGCCGCGGCCGCGGTGGTGGGGACGTCTGGCGTGCTGGCGACCCATGGCGACGTCGACCGGCGGTTCCGGCTGGCGTCGGTGACCAAGCCGCTCGTCGCGCGTGCGGCGCACGTCGCGATCGAGGAAGGTGCTGTTGAGCTGGACACCCCCGCGGGTCCGCCGGGTGCGACGGTGCGTCACCTGCTGGCGCATGCCTCGGGGCTGGCGATGCTCGATGACAAGGTGATCGCCAAGCCCGGCACCCGCAGGGTTTACTCCAACACCGGGTTCCGGGTGCTGGCCGAAGCGATACAGAGGGCAGCCGACATCGACTTCACCGAGTACCTGACCGAGGGCGTCCTGGCCCCGCTCGGCATGGCCGCGACGACGCTCGAGGGTGGTGCCTCGGCCGCGGGTTACGGCGCTACCGCCACCGTGTCGGATCTCGCGACATTCGCCGCCGAGCTGATGGTGCCGCGGCTGGTGTCGGCGCAGATGCATGCCGACGCCACCTCGGTCCAGTTTCCCGGCCTCGACGGGGTGCTCCCCGGATACGGCCCGCAGCGACCCAATGACTGGGGGCTGGGATTCGAGCTCAAGTCCTCGAAGTCCCCGCACTGGACCGGGACGACGAACTCGCCGGCGACGTACGGGCATTTCGGCCAGTCGGGGACCTTCCTCTGGGCTGATCCGGGGCCTGCGATTGCGCTGGTGGTGCTCACCGACCGGGACTTCGGTGACTGGGCGCACCCACTCTGGCCAGCCATCTCTGATGAAGTCATGAGAGAATTCGGGGCACACTAG
- a CDS encoding DUF3145 domain-containing protein, with amino-acid sequence MRASNQFADATTGVVYIHASPAAVCPHVEWALSSTLNARANLRWTPQPAMPGQLRAVTNWVGPVGTGAALANALRSWSVLRFEVTEDPSAGVDGQRFSHTPQLGLWHGTMSASGDIMVGEMRLRSLMAEGADMLAAELDTVLGTAWDEALEPYRTGGDVGAEITWLSQGVG; translated from the coding sequence ATGCGTGCGTCGAACCAATTTGCCGACGCGACTACCGGCGTGGTCTACATCCACGCCTCACCCGCGGCGGTCTGCCCCCACGTCGAGTGGGCGCTTTCGTCGACCCTGAACGCCAGGGCGAATTTGCGGTGGACGCCGCAGCCGGCCATGCCTGGTCAGTTGCGCGCGGTCACCAACTGGGTCGGGCCCGTGGGCACCGGCGCCGCGTTGGCCAATGCCTTGCGGTCTTGGTCGGTGCTGCGTTTCGAGGTCACCGAGGACCCCAGTGCGGGGGTGGATGGACAACGCTTCAGCCACACCCCACAGCTGGGGCTCTGGCACGGCACGATGAGCGCCAGCGGCGACATCATGGTCGGTGAGATGCGGCTGCGTTCCCTGATGGCCGAGGGCGCCGACATGCTGGCCGCCGAGCTGGACACTGTGCTCGGCACCGCATGGGACGAGGCTCTGGAGCCGTACCGTACCGGCGGTGACGTCGGTGCCGAGATCACCTGGCTGAGCCAGGGCGTCGGTTAG
- a CDS encoding acyl-CoA carboxylase subunit beta, which produces MTTMAPEAINESLDPRDPLLRLSNFFDDGTVELLHERDRSGVLAAAGTVNGVRTVAFCTDGTVMGGAMGVDGCRHIVNAYDTAIEEQSPIVGIWHSGGARLAEGVKALHAVGLVFEAMIRASGYIPQISIVVGFAAGGAAYGPALTDVVIMAPEGRVFVTGPDVVRSVTGEDVDMASLGGPDTHHKKSGVCHIVANDELDAYARGHRLIGLFCQQGHFDRTKAEAGDTDLKALLPATARRAYDVHPLITALLDEGVPFEEFQAKWAPSMVVGLGRLAGRTVGVLANNPLRLGGCLNSESAEKAARFVRLCNAFGVPLVVIVDVPGYLPGVDQEWGGVVRRGAKLLHAFGEATVPRVTLVTRKIYGGAYIAMNSRSLGATKVFAWPDAEVAVMGAKAAVGILHKRKLAAAAPEEREALHEELAAEHERIAGGVDAAIEIGVVDEKIDPAHTRSVLTQALAEAAPRRGRHKNIPL; this is translated from the coding sequence ATGACGACCATGGCGCCTGAGGCGATCAACGAGTCGCTCGACCCCCGCGATCCGCTGCTGCGGTTGAGCAACTTCTTCGACGACGGCACCGTGGAACTGCTGCATGAGCGGGATCGCTCCGGCGTCCTGGCCGCAGCGGGCACCGTCAACGGGGTGCGCACGGTGGCGTTCTGCACCGACGGCACCGTGATGGGCGGAGCGATGGGCGTCGACGGGTGCCGCCACATCGTCAATGCCTACGACACCGCCATCGAGGAACAGAGCCCGATCGTCGGGATCTGGCACTCCGGCGGGGCCCGGCTGGCTGAGGGCGTCAAGGCCCTGCACGCCGTGGGGCTGGTCTTCGAGGCGATGATCCGCGCCTCGGGTTACATCCCGCAGATCTCGATCGTCGTCGGCTTCGCGGCCGGCGGCGCGGCCTACGGACCGGCCCTGACCGACGTGGTGATCATGGCTCCGGAAGGCCGGGTCTTCGTCACCGGCCCCGATGTGGTTCGCAGCGTCACCGGCGAGGACGTGGACATGGCCTCGCTCGGCGGGCCCGACACCCACCACAAGAAGTCGGGGGTGTGCCACATCGTCGCCAACGACGAGCTGGACGCCTACGCGCGTGGCCACCGCCTGATCGGCCTGTTCTGTCAGCAGGGCCACTTCGACCGCACCAAGGCCGAGGCCGGCGACACCGACCTCAAGGCGCTGCTGCCCGCAACCGCCCGCCGCGCCTATGACGTGCACCCCCTGATCACCGCGCTGCTCGACGAGGGCGTCCCGTTCGAGGAGTTCCAGGCCAAGTGGGCGCCATCGATGGTGGTCGGTCTGGGCCGGCTCGCCGGGCGCACTGTCGGCGTCCTGGCCAACAACCCGCTGCGCCTGGGCGGCTGTCTGAACTCCGAGAGCGCTGAGAAAGCTGCACGTTTCGTGCGGCTGTGTAATGCGTTCGGCGTTCCGCTGGTCGTCATCGTCGACGTTCCGGGCTACCTGCCCGGTGTCGACCAGGAGTGGGGTGGTGTGGTCCGTCGCGGCGCCAAGCTGCTGCACGCGTTCGGCGAGGCAACGGTCCCCCGCGTCACGCTGGTCACTCGCAAGATCTACGGCGGCGCCTACATCGCGATGAACTCGCGCTCACTGGGCGCGACCAAGGTGTTCGCCTGGCCCGACGCCGAGGTTGCCGTGATGGGCGCCAAGGCTGCTGTCGGCATCCTGCACAAGCGCAAGCTGGCCGCCGCTGCCCCCGAGGAGCGCGAAGCGCTGCATGAGGAGTTGGCCGCCGAGCACGAGCGGATCGCCGGCGGAGTGGATGCCGCCATCGAGATCGGTGTGGTGGACGAGAAGATCGACCCCGCGCACACCCGCAGCGTGCTCACCCAGGCCCTGGCCGAGGCTGCCCCGCGCCGTGGCCGGCACAAGAACATCCCGCTGTAA
- the kasB gene encoding 3-oxoacyl-ACP synthase KasB: MAGSNRLSTGNGFPDVVVTGYAMTTALATDADTTWKKLLDGESGIRLLDDPFVEQYDLPVRIGGHLLEDFDGEMTRIQLRRLSYLQKMSTVLSRRVWDHAGSPEVDPKRLLVSIGTGMGSTEELIYSYDGMRAKGMKAVSPLAVQMYMPNAAAAAVGLERQARAGVITPVSACASGAEGVAQAWRTIVLGEADVAICGGVETRIEAVPIAGFAQMRIVLSNSNDDPQGACKPFDKDRNGFVFGEAGALLVIETEEHAKARGATIHARIMGASITSDGYHIVAPDPNGEQAGHAMTRAIELAGLQPSDIDHINAHATGTQVGDIAESKAIHNALGSHQPAVYAPKSALGHSVGAVGAVESILTVLAIREGIIPPTRNLKNLDPEIDLDVVAGSPRPGNYEYALNNSFGFGGHNVALAFGKY, translated from the coding sequence ATGGCTGGGTCGAACCGCTTATCGACAGGGAACGGTTTTCCGGATGTCGTCGTGACGGGGTACGCGATGACAACTGCCCTGGCGACAGACGCCGATACCACCTGGAAGAAACTCCTCGACGGGGAGAGCGGCATCCGCCTGCTCGATGATCCGTTCGTCGAGCAGTACGACCTCCCGGTGCGTATCGGTGGCCATCTGCTGGAGGATTTCGACGGCGAGATGACGCGGATCCAACTGCGTCGCTTGTCCTACCTGCAGAAGATGTCCACCGTCTTGAGTCGACGCGTGTGGGACCACGCCGGGTCCCCCGAAGTAGACCCCAAACGCCTGCTGGTGTCGATCGGCACCGGCATGGGCTCGACCGAAGAACTGATCTACAGCTACGACGGCATGCGGGCCAAAGGCATGAAAGCCGTGTCGCCGCTTGCCGTTCAGATGTACATGCCCAACGCGGCCGCGGCCGCCGTCGGTTTGGAGCGCCAGGCCAGGGCCGGGGTCATCACCCCGGTCTCGGCTTGCGCCTCCGGCGCCGAAGGCGTGGCGCAGGCCTGGCGGACCATCGTCCTGGGTGAGGCCGACGTCGCCATCTGCGGCGGGGTGGAGACCCGGATCGAAGCGGTGCCGATCGCCGGGTTCGCCCAGATGCGAATCGTCTTGTCGAACAGCAACGACGACCCCCAGGGGGCCTGCAAGCCGTTCGACAAGGACCGCAACGGCTTTGTCTTCGGTGAAGCCGGCGCCCTGTTGGTGATCGAGACCGAAGAACACGCCAAGGCCCGCGGCGCCACCATCCACGCCCGCATCATGGGGGCGTCCATCACCTCGGACGGCTACCACATCGTGGCCCCCGACCCCAACGGCGAGCAGGCCGGGCACGCGATGACGCGGGCGATCGAGCTCGCCGGTCTGCAACCGTCCGATATCGACCACATCAACGCACACGCCACCGGCACGCAGGTAGGTGACATCGCCGAGTCCAAGGCGATCCACAACGCGCTCGGCAGCCATCAGCCGGCGGTGTACGCACCCAAGAGCGCACTCGGACACTCCGTCGGCGCTGTCGGTGCGGTCGAGTCGATTCTCACCGTCCTCGCGATCCGCGAGGGCATCATCCCGCCGACACGCAACCTGAAGAACCTCGACCCCGAGATCGATCTCGATGTGGTCGCCGGTTCCCCACGCCCGGGCAATTACGAATATGCGCTCAACAATTCGTTCGGATTTGGCGGGCACAACGTCGCACTCGCCTTCGGCAAGTACTGA
- the kasA gene encoding 3-oxoacyl-ACP synthase KasA: MTRPSTANGGFPNVVVTAVEATTSIAADVESTWKGLLAGESGIRVLEDEFVTKWDLPVRIGGHLVDNVDDHMTRLDMRRMSYVQRMSKLLGNRLWESAGNPEVDPDRFTVVIGTGLGGGEKIVETYDLMNEGGPRKVSPLAVQMIMPNGAAAVVGLELGARAGVITPVSACSSGSEGIAHAWRQIVMGDADIAVCGGVEGGIEALPIAAFSMMRAMSTRNDDPAGASRPFDKDRDGFVFGEAGALMIIETEEHALARGAKPLARIMGAGISSDAFHMVAPAPDGLRAGSAMKRAMETAGLSPKDINHVNAHATSTSIGDVAEANAIRVAGVEHAAVYAPKSALGHSIGAVGALESILTVLALRDGVIPPTLNYETPDPEIDLDVVAGEPRYGDYQYAINNSFGFGGHNVALAFGRY, encoded by the coding sequence GTGACCCGCCCTTCCACTGCTAACGGCGGTTTCCCCAATGTCGTGGTTACCGCTGTAGAAGCTACGACCTCCATTGCGGCTGACGTTGAGAGCACGTGGAAGGGTCTGCTTGCCGGCGAGAGCGGCATCCGCGTTCTCGAGGACGAGTTCGTCACCAAGTGGGATCTGCCGGTGCGTATCGGCGGACACCTCGTCGACAACGTCGACGACCACATGACCCGACTGGACATGCGGCGCATGTCGTACGTCCAGCGCATGTCGAAGCTGCTGGGCAACCGGCTCTGGGAGAGCGCGGGTAACCCCGAGGTCGACCCGGACCGGTTCACGGTGGTCATCGGCACGGGTCTCGGTGGCGGCGAGAAAATTGTCGAAACCTATGACCTGATGAACGAGGGCGGGCCCCGCAAGGTGTCCCCGCTCGCCGTTCAGATGATCATGCCCAACGGTGCAGCTGCCGTCGTCGGTCTGGAACTGGGCGCCCGCGCCGGGGTCATCACCCCGGTGTCGGCGTGCTCATCCGGTTCCGAGGGCATCGCGCATGCGTGGCGCCAGATCGTCATGGGTGACGCCGACATTGCCGTCTGCGGTGGCGTCGAAGGCGGTATCGAAGCGCTGCCGATCGCGGCGTTCTCGATGATGCGCGCGATGAGTACCCGCAACGACGATCCGGCGGGGGCGTCGCGGCCGTTCGACAAGGACCGCGACGGCTTCGTCTTCGGCGAGGCCGGTGCACTCATGATCATCGAGACCGAGGAACATGCCCTGGCCCGCGGCGCCAAGCCGCTGGCCCGGATCATGGGCGCGGGCATCTCGTCGGACGCCTTCCACATGGTGGCGCCGGCACCGGACGGCCTGCGTGCGGGTTCGGCGATGAAGCGGGCGATGGAGACAGCGGGGTTGTCCCCCAAGGACATCAACCACGTCAACGCGCACGCTACGTCGACATCCATCGGTGACGTCGCCGAGGCCAACGCCATCCGGGTCGCCGGTGTGGAGCACGCCGCGGTGTACGCGCCGAAATCCGCACTCGGTCACTCCATCGGCGCCGTCGGCGCTTTGGAATCGATCCTCACCGTGCTGGCACTGCGTGACGGCGTGATTCCTCCGACCCTGAATTACGAGACGCCCGACCCCGAGATCGATCTCGATGTCGTTGCGGGCGAGCCTCGGTATGGCGACTACCAGTACGCCATCAACAATTCGTTCGGTTTCGGTGGACACAATGTCGCTCTAGCGTTCGGACGTTATTAA
- the acpM gene encoding meromycolate extension acyl carrier protein AcpM — translation MAASQQEIISGLAEIIEEVTGIEPSEVTPEKSFVDDLDIDSLSMVEIAVQTEDKYGVKIPDEDLAGLRTVGDVVAYIQKLEEENPEAAAALRDKFAQ, via the coding sequence GTGGCCGCCAGCCAACAAGAAATCATCTCCGGTCTCGCCGAGATCATCGAAGAAGTGACCGGCATCGAGCCGTCTGAGGTCACCCCGGAGAAGTCCTTCGTCGACGACCTGGACATCGACTCCCTGTCCATGGTGGAGATCGCCGTGCAGACCGAGGACAAGTACGGCGTGAAGATCCCCGACGAGGACCTCGCCGGTCTGCGCACCGTCGGTGACGTCGTTGCCTACATCCAGAAGCTCGAGGAAGAGAACCCCGAGGCCGCCGCCGCACTGCGCGATAAGTTCGCACAGTGA
- a CDS encoding ACP S-malonyltransferase, whose protein sequence is MTTTTATPLAVALLAPGQGSQTPGMLSPWLELPGTSERLASWSKISGLDLATLGTTATAEEITDTAVTQPLVVAATLLAYEELNKRGLLCDAQFVIAGHSVGEIAAYAIAGVISADDAVALAATRGAEMAKACAQQPTGMSAILGGDEAEVLAALEDLELVPANRNAAGQIVAAGRHEALAKLSENPPAKARVRQLATAGAFHTHFMASALDGYSAAADKVSINEISGSTVLLSNVDGQPVTSGADAMEKLVAQLTKPVRWDLCTAGMRERSVSALVEFPPAGTLAGIAKRELKGTPAHAIKSPTDLDKLAEL, encoded by the coding sequence GTGACCACAACGACTGCCACCCCTCTGGCCGTAGCGCTGCTCGCTCCCGGCCAGGGTTCGCAGACTCCGGGGATGCTGTCCCCGTGGCTCGAGCTGCCGGGTACTTCCGAGCGGCTCGCGTCCTGGTCCAAGATCAGCGGCCTCGATCTCGCCACGCTGGGCACCACCGCCACCGCTGAGGAGATCACCGACACCGCCGTCACCCAGCCGTTGGTTGTCGCCGCCACGCTGCTCGCCTACGAAGAGCTGAACAAGCGCGGACTGCTCTGCGACGCCCAATTTGTCATCGCGGGCCACTCCGTCGGCGAGATCGCCGCGTACGCGATCGCCGGCGTCATCTCCGCTGACGACGCCGTGGCCCTGGCCGCCACCCGCGGCGCCGAGATGGCCAAGGCCTGCGCCCAGCAGCCCACCGGCATGTCCGCCATCCTCGGCGGCGACGAGGCCGAGGTGCTGGCCGCGCTCGAGGATCTCGAACTGGTTCCCGCCAACCGCAACGCCGCCGGCCAGATCGTCGCGGCCGGCCGGCACGAGGCGTTGGCCAAGCTCTCCGAGAACCCGCCCGCCAAGGCCCGGGTACGCCAGTTGGCCACCGCTGGGGCGTTCCACACCCACTTCATGGCCTCCGCGCTCGACGGCTACTCCGCAGCTGCCGACAAGGTGTCGATCAACGAGATCTCGGGGTCGACGGTCCTGCTCTCGAACGTCGACGGGCAGCCCGTCACCTCGGGCGCAGACGCCATGGAGAAGCTGGTCGCCCAGCTCACCAAGCCGGTGCGGTGGGACCTGTGCACCGCCGGCATGCGTGAGCGCAGCGTGAGCGCCCTCGTCGAGTTCCCGCCCGCGGGCACACTCGCCGGAATCGCCAAACGCGAATTGAAAGGGACCCCGGCCCACGCCATCAAGTCCCCCACAGACCTGGACAAGCTCGCCGAGCTATGA
- a CDS encoding PucR family transcriptional regulator, protein MLENVPESLRRRLKQYSGRLATETVQAMQERLAFFAELEASQRASVQLVVQTAVVNFAEWLNDPTSDVGYTAEAFALVPQDLTRRVALRQTVDMVRVTMEFLEEVVPMLARNDEQTKALTVGILRYSRNLAFAAASAYADAAEARGAWDSRMEASVVDSVVRGDAGPELLSRAAALNWDTNAPATVVVGTPPPGRAEVASEDLRLVANRHGRAALTDVHGTWLIAIVSGHLSHTDKFLTDLLRAYSDGPVVVGPTAPMLTAAYHSANEAISGMNAVAGWTGAPRPVAARELLPERALQGDPSAIAALHTDVMRPLSDAGPALTETLDAYLDSGGAIEACARKLFVHPNTVRYRLKRIADFTGRDPTTPRDAYVLRVATTVGRLTRHQQSASTSNGRMTPVTPTPPPAPSVTAAR, encoded by the coding sequence ATGCTGGAGAACGTGCCGGAGTCCCTGCGGCGCCGTCTCAAGCAGTATTCGGGCCGGCTGGCGACCGAGACCGTCCAGGCGATGCAGGAACGGCTGGCGTTCTTCGCCGAGCTGGAGGCCTCACAGCGCGCCAGTGTCCAGTTGGTGGTGCAGACCGCAGTGGTGAACTTCGCCGAGTGGCTGAACGATCCCACCAGTGATGTCGGCTACACCGCCGAGGCGTTTGCCCTCGTCCCGCAGGACCTGACTCGTCGCGTCGCGCTGCGCCAGACGGTCGACATGGTTCGGGTGACGATGGAGTTCCTCGAAGAGGTGGTGCCGATGTTGGCCCGCAACGACGAACAGACCAAGGCACTGACGGTGGGCATCTTGCGATACAGCCGCAACCTGGCATTCGCCGCCGCGTCCGCCTATGCCGACGCCGCCGAAGCCCGGGGCGCCTGGGATTCGCGCATGGAGGCCAGTGTCGTGGATTCGGTCGTCAGGGGTGACGCCGGCCCGGAACTGTTGTCGCGGGCGGCGGCGCTGAACTGGGACACCAACGCTCCGGCCACCGTGGTGGTGGGCACCCCGCCACCGGGGCGCGCCGAGGTGGCCAGTGAGGATCTCCGGCTGGTAGCCAACCGGCACGGCCGGGCCGCCCTGACCGACGTGCACGGCACCTGGCTCATCGCCATCGTGTCCGGCCACCTCTCGCACACGGACAAGTTCCTCACCGACCTGCTGCGTGCGTACTCCGACGGCCCGGTGGTGGTCGGACCCACGGCCCCGATGCTGACGGCGGCCTATCACAGCGCCAACGAGGCTATCTCGGGAATGAACGCGGTAGCCGGCTGGACGGGTGCACCGCGGCCGGTGGCGGCGCGGGAGTTGTTGCCGGAGCGGGCTCTTCAGGGCGACCCCTCGGCGATCGCAGCGCTGCACACCGACGTCATGCGCCCCCTGTCCGACGCCGGACCGGCGCTCACCGAAACGTTGGACGCCTACCTCGATTCCGGAGGGGCCATAGAAGCTTGCGCACGCAAGTTGTTCGTTCATCCAAATACCGTCCGGTACCGCCTCAAGCGCATCGCGGACTTCACGGGTCGCGATCCGACCACACCGCGGGACGCCTACGTGCTGCGCGTCGCAACCACCGTCGGCCGGCTGACGCGCCACCAACAATCAGCGAGCACGTCAAATGGGCGGATGACCCCCGTCACACCGACGCCCCCACCGGCCCCCTCCGTCACAGCAGCCAGATAG